One region of Oryza sativa Japonica Group chromosome 5, ASM3414082v1 genomic DNA includes:
- the LOC4337833 gene encoding rEF/SRPP-like protein Os05g0151300/LOC_Os05g05940, with protein sequence MADSGSDAPISNRPEEEVTVEKTPEMEAAAEEERLRYLEFVQQAAAQVLVLAAAAYAYAKQGAGPLRPGVDHVEGTVKAVVGPVYDRFHGVPLDLLKFLDRKVGESVQELDRRVPPVVKEAPGLARSAAAEVRQAGLVGTATGLAKSAIARAEPRARDLYTRYEPVAERKAAEAWAALNRLPLVPSVTRAVLPAAASLSARYNTAVADGAKRGSAVATYLPLVPTERLSRVFGYPLADAATSPAPEMQPIPSQ encoded by the exons ATGGCCGATTCAGGCAGCGACGCCCCGATCAGCAACCGCCCC gaggaggaggtgacggTGGAGAAGAcgccggagatggaggcggcggcggaggaggagaggctgaGGTATCTGGAGTTCgtgcagcaggcggcggcgcaggtgctggtgctggcggcggcggcgtacgcgTACGCCAAGCAGGGCGCCGGCCCGCTCCGCCCCGGCGTCGACCACGTCGAGGGCACCGTCAAGGCCGTCGTCGGCCCCGTCTACGACCGCTTCCATGGCGTCCCCCTCGACCTCCTCAAGTTCCTCGACCGCAAG GTTGGTGAGTCCGTCCAGGAGCTGGACCGCCGCGTGCCGCCGGTGGTGAAGGAGGCGCCGGGCCTGgcccgctcggcggcggcggaggtgcggCAGGCGGGGCTCGTCGGCACGGCGACGGGGCTGGCCAAGTCGGCgatcgcccgcgccgagcccaGGGCGCGGGACCTCTACACCCGGTACGAGCCCGTGGCGGAGCgcaaggcggcggaggcgtgggcggcgCTGAACCGCCTCCCGCTCGTGCCGTCGGTGACCCGCGCcgtgctccccgccgccgcgagcctCTCGGCGAGGTACAACACGGCAGTGGCCGACGGCGCCAAGCGCGGCAGCGCCGTCGCCACCTACCTCCCGCTCGTCCCCACCGAGCGCCTCTCCAGGGTGTTCGGCTACccgctcgccgacgccgccacctcgccggcgccggagatgcAGCCCATCCCGTCGCAGTAA
- the LOC9272152 gene encoding DNA-directed RNA polymerases II, IV and V subunit 12 encodes MDPQQPEPVSYLCGDCGAENTLKPGDVIQCRECGYRILYKKRTRRIVQYEAR; translated from the exons ATGGATCCGCAACAACCTGAGCCCGTCAGCTATCTCTGTGGAG ATTGTGGAGCTGAGAACACACTGAAGCCAGGAGATGTGATCCAGTGCCGTGAATGTGGCTATCGCATCCTCTACAAGAAGCGCACCCGCCGGA TTGTTCAATATGAAGCGCGCTGA
- the LOC4337834 gene encoding translocase of chloroplast 101, chloroplastic: MASTTDADAAPVAPVLEEKPPTPPPDGDEVPSAPAAAAAAEQPKVVEEEEVRLEGKGGGFGGQEVEVAGDGEDGGEVEVAEAKDEGGGGEFAGGDAKAASSLLAAAAEEEEEEEASNGELGEEDAYPASSDAAVGEEKGELGEEPEEKAPALAPEANGAAESDVEEKPEEDNEGEEVATGGGDDGELGMEKEVDVSAGAAEAPQPEDKVAPEAEANGDLGDKAEEEASASAAVEVVEESNAPEELLEKAVVSEANGVAAAVELAVEEKLEDNKGEEEEMEAKPEPVSGVIPVVVDDTSSEMIAPVSAESAVEESTEKEQTVDDTSSEMIAHVSAESAVEESTEKEQTVESEASESVEIVGVEKPTEDESNVDGGASSVVSRELAPEETKENNVGQEDEGVAEVIDREEDADDDEEIVLAAADDEDDGTNEADDDEDGVSSDRGPARVAIIESSEAAKQIMKELGEGSASVSPVSGLSSSREYTNSMDGQIVLDDSEEDGDDDDNEDDDEKGFDSAALAALLKAATGASADGNVTVSSQDGSRIFSMDRPAGLGSSAPSLRPTVPRPVARSNLFSPSELAVTAEPTEEMTEEEKKLHDKVELIRVKFLRLVYRLGATPEETVAAQVLYRLSLAEGIRHGRQTNRAFSLDNARKKAMLLEAEGKEELNFSCNILVLGKIGVGKSATINSIFGEEKSKTDAFSSATNSVREIVGNVDGVQIRIIDTPGLRPNVMDQGSNRKILASVKKYTKRCPPDIVLYVDRLDSLSRDLNDLPLLKTITSVLGSSIWFNAIVALTHAASAPPEGLNGAPMTYEVLMAQRSHIIQQSIRQAAGDMRLMNPVALVENHPSCRRNREGQKVLPNGQSWRHQMLLLCYSSKILSEANSLLKLQDPNPGKLFGFRFRSPPLPFLLSSLLQSRAHPKLSPDQGGNEGDSDIDLDDYSDIEQDEDEEEYDQLPPFKPLTKSQLARLTKEQKNAYFDEYDYRVKLLQKKQWKDEIRRLKEMKKRGKTDMDAYGYANIAGENDLDPPPENVSVPLPDMVLPPSFDCDNPTYRYRFLEPTSTVLARPVLDAHGWDHDCGYDGVSVEETLALLNKFPANMAVQVTKDKKEFSIHLDSSISAKLGEDASSLAGFDIQTVGRQLAYILRGETKFKNIKKNKTTGGFSVTFLGDIVATGLKVEDQLSLGKRLALVASTGAMRAQGDTAYGANLEARLKDKDYPIGQSLSTLGLSLMKWRRDLALGANLQSQFSIGRGSKMVVRLGLNNKLSGQITVRTSTSEQVQIALLGLIPVAASIYRSFRPSEPSFAY; this comes from the exons ATGGCCTCCaccaccgacgccgacgccgctccggtcgccccCGTGCTCGAGGAGAAGCCCCCCACCCCGCCGcctgacggcgacgaggtcccttctgctcctgcggcggcggcggcggcggagcaaccCAAGGtagtcgaggaggaggaggtgagattGGAGGGGAAAGGTGGGGGGTTCGGTggccaggaggtggaggtggccggagacggggaagatggcggcgaggtggaggtggcggaggctaaggatgagggaggcggcggggagTTCGCCGGGGGAGATGCGAAAGCTGCCTCCTCgttgttggcggcggcggcggaggaggaggaggaggaggaggcgagcaaCGGCGAATTGGGTGAGGAGGATGCTTATCCGGCTTCCTCCGATGCCGCGGTAGGTGAGGAGAAGGGCGAATTGGgcgaggagccggaggagaaggCTCCGGCTCTGGCTCCGGAGGCGAATGGCGCCGCCGAATCGGATGTGGAGGAGAAGCCGGAGGAGGATAacgagggggaggaggtggctACTGGGGGTGGGGATGATGGTGAATTGGGAATGGAGAAAGAGGTTGATGTTTCTGCTGGGGCCGCGGAGGCGCCGCAGCCGGAGGATAAGGTAGCTCCTGAAGCTGAAGCTAATGGAGATTTGGGCGacaaggcggaggaggaagcgagtgcttcggcggcggtggaggtggtggaggagagcAATGCTCCAGAAGAATTGTTGGAGAAGgctgtggtttcggaggcaaaTGGCGTGGCTGCCGCCGTCGAATTGGCTGTGGAGGAGAAGCTAGAGGATAacaagggagaggaggaagaaatggAGGCGAAGCCTGAGCCAGTAAGCGGGGTGATTCCAGTG GTTGTTGACGACACTAGCTCCGAGATGATTGCGCCTGTGAGTGCCGAAAGTGCAGTTGAAGAGAGTACTGAGAAGGAGCAAACTGTTGACGACACTAGCTCCGAGATGATTGCGCATGTGAGTGCCGAAAGTGCAGTTGAAGAGAGTACTGAGAAGGAGCAAACTGTTGAAAGCGAGGCCAGTGAATCTGTGGAGATTGTTGGTGTTGAGAAGCCTACTGAGGATGAGAGTAATGTTGATGGCGGTGCTAGTTCTGTTGTGTCTCGAGAATTGGCTCCAGAGGAAACCAAGGAAAATAATGTTGGTCAGGAGGATGAAGGTGTTGCTGAGGTTATTGACCGTGAAGAAGAcgctgatgatgatgaagagatAGTTTTAGCTGCagctgatgatgaagatgatggtaCTAACGAGGCTGATGACGATGAAGATGGAGTGAGCTCTGACAGGGGGCCTGCACGAGTTGCTATTATAGAGAGTTCAGAAGCTGCGAAGCAGATCATGAAGGAGCTTGGGGAAGGTTCTGCTAGTGTTAGTCCTGTATCTGGCTTGAGCAGCTCGAGAGAGTACACTAATAGCATGGATGGGCAGATTGTCCTTGATGATTCTGAGGAGGATGGGGATGATGACGAtaatgaagatgacgatgagaAGGGGTTTGATTCTGCTGCCTTGGCTGCCCTGCTGAAAGCAGCAACTGGTGCATCTGCAGACGGGAATGTCACAGTTTCTTCCCAAGATGGCTCTAGAATCTTCTCCATGGATCGGCCAGCTGGCCTGGGCTCATCAGCCCCATCTCTCAGGCCAACAGTCCCACGCCCAGTTGCACGGTCAAACCTATTCAGCCCCTCTGAGCTAGCAGTGACTGCTGAGCCTACTGAGGAGATgacggaggaagagaagaagctgCATGACAAGGTTGAGTTGATCCGAGTAAAGTTTCTGCGCCTTGTCTATAGATTGGGGGCTACTCCTGAAGAAACAGTTGCAGCACAGGTGTTGTACCGTCTGAGCCTTGCTGAGGGTATTCGACACGGAAGGCAGACAAACCGAGCTTTCAGCCTTGACAATGCACGGAAGAAGGCCATGCTGCTTGAAGCGGAGGGAAAAGAGGAGTTGAACTTCTCATGCAACATACTTGTTTTGGGGAAGATAGGGGTCGGAAAAAGTGCAactataaattcaatttttggtGAAGAGAAGTCCAAAACTGATGCTTTCAGTTCAGCCACCAACAGTGTACGGGAGATTGTTGGTAATGTCGATGGTGTCCAGATACGGATCATTGATACTCCAGGCCTTCGACCCAATGTGATGGACCAAGGATCCAACAGAAAAATCCTCGCTTCTGTCAAGAAATATACCAAGAGATGCCCCCCAGATATTGTTCTGTATGTGGACCGCCTGGATAGTCTGAGCCGTGATCTCAATGATTTGCCTCTTCTAAAGACCATTACTTCTGTTCTGGGCTCATCTATATGGTTCAATGCCATTGTTGCTCTCACTCATGCTGCTTCCGCCCCTCCTGAAGGTCTAAATGGTGCCCCTATGACATATGAGGTGCTAATGGCTCAGAGGTCTCACATTATCCAGCAATCCATCAGGCAAGCTGCAGGAGATATGCGGTTGATGAATCCAGTAGCTCTTGTTGAGAACCATCCTTCTTGCAGGAGAAACCGCGAGGGTCAGAAAGTACTTCCAAATGGCCAGAGCTGGAGGCATCAGATGCTGCTTTTGTGCTACTCTTCAAAGATATTGTCTGAAGCAAACTCACTTCTGAAACTTCAGGATCCAAATCCTGGAAAGCTTTTTGGGTTCCGTTTCCGCTCTCCGCCTCTGCCCTTCCTGCTCTCCTCCCTGTTGCAGTCAAGAGCTCACCCGAAGCTTTCACCAGATCAGGGTGGCAATGAAGGAGATTCTGACATCGATTTGGATGATTACTCTGATATAGAGCaggatgaagatgaagaggaaTATGACCAGCTTCCTCCCTTCAAGCCATTGACCAAATCTCAGCTTGCGAGGCTGACAAAGGAGCAGAAGAATGCTTATTTTGATGAGTACGACTACAGGGTCAAGCTTCTCCAGAAGAAACAGTGGAAGGATGAGATCCGCAGGTtgaaggagatgaagaagagAGGTAAAACTGATATGGATGCTTATGGGTATGCTAACATCGCAGGAGAAAATGATCTGGATCCTCCTCCAGAGAACGTATCAGTTCCCTTACCTGATATGGTGCTGCCCCCTTCATTTGACTGTGACAATCCCACATACCGGTACCGCTTTCTGGAGCCAACTTCGACTGTTCTTGCAAGGCCTGTGTTAGATGCACACGGGTGGGATCATGACTGTGGTTATGACGGAGTAAGTGTTGAGGAGACGCTTGCTCTCCTTAACAAGTTTCCAGCTAATATGGCGGTTCAGGTCACCAAGGACAAGAAGGAATTTAGCATCCATTTGGACTCTTCCATCTCAGCAAAGCTTGGGGAGGATGCATCGTCGCTTGCTGGTTTTGATATCCAGACTGTTGGGCGGCAGCTTGCGTACATTCTCCGTGGTGAAACCAagttcaagaatatcaagaagaACAAGACTACTGGAGGATTTTCAGTGACTTTCTTGGGCGACATTGTGGCGACTGGGCTGAAGGTTGAGGACCAGCTCTCTCTTGGGAAGAGGTTGGCACTGGTGGCGAGCACAGGTGCAATGCGAGCTCAAGGCGACACCGCTTATGGAGCTAACTTGGAGGCACGCCTGAAAGACAAAGATTATCCGATTGGCCAGTCCCTGTCAACCCTGGGTCTTTCTTTGATGAAGTGGCGCCGAGACCTTGCTCTCGGTGCGAATTTGCAGTCCCAGTTCTCGATTGGAAGGGGCTCGAAGATGGTGGTTCGTCTTGGATTGAATAACAAACTAAGTGGCCAGATCACTGTCAGGACAAGCACCTCGGAGCAGGTCCAGATCGCGCTGTTGGGTCTTATCCCAGTTGCAGCCTCCATTTACAGGAGCTTCAGGCCCAGCGAACCCTCCTTCGCCTATTAG
- the LOC9271175 gene encoding translocator protein homolog translates to MASAAAAAAAAQEGITHRAVRGDGGDAAATAGGGEAASRDPRKAGRAKRGLRSLAAAVSVSVALMAASFYGSGSASASASAARVTVARAGSVAAEAVMALAAWMVWAEGGLHRRPGATLAPFVAQLVAALAWAPLALGLAAPAAGLACCAAMAAGAAACARGFGGVNPVAGDLAKPCVAWAVLLAVINYKMMN, encoded by the coding sequence atggcctccgccgccgccgccgccgccgccgcgcaggaaGGGATCACTCACCGCGCCGTGAGAGGGGATGGCGGCGAtgctgcggcgacggcgggtggtggcgaggcggcgagcCGGGATCCGAGGAAGGCGGGGCGCGCCAAGCGCGGGCTGcggtcgctcgccgccgccgtgtccgtgTCGGTTGCGCTGATGGCCGCCTCGTTCTACGGCTCcgggtcggcgtcggcgtcggcgtcggcggcgagggtgacGGTCGCGCGGGCGgggtcggtggcggcggaggcggtgatgGCGCTGGCGGCGTGGATGGTGTGGGCGGAGGGcgggctccaccgccgccccggCGCGACGCTGGCGCCGTTCGTGGCGCAGCTGGTCGCCGCGCTGGCGTGGGCGCCGCTCGCGCTGGGGCTCGCCGCGCCCGCGGCCGGGCTGGCGTGCTGCGCGGcgatggccgccggcgccgcggcgtgcGCGCGCGGGTTCGGCGGCGTCAaccccgtcgccggcgacctcgccAAGCCGTGCGTCGCCTGGGCCGTCCTCCTCGCAGTCATCAACTACAAGATGATGAACTGA
- the LOC4337832 gene encoding ferritin-like catalase Nec2 codes for MAARARRAVAVAVAVLHLLLLTASQLAAPALSAMAPPAAPLPGSADPRCHASPPRRGAVAVYPSDMAHIQFLLNAKFVEAEWFLHGALGRGIDFIDGALSGGGPPPTGARKATLDFRATEVAAELGYQEVGHIRAITQSMGGFPRPAIDLSDAVFAAVMDDAMATRLDPPFDPYASSVNFLLASYILPHITASAAVGISSSLMGFSSKRLQASMLAVEAGQDAVIRMMLYERADEVVAPYKGRTVAEFTRRISEWRNAASRCGAKDEGVKVLDRRQGAERRTVSNILGAGDDSLGFARTPAEVLRILYGSGNEQVPGGFLPRGGNGTIAKGFFQLA; via the exons atggcggctcgcgcgcgccgcgccgtcgccgtcgccgtcgccgtcctccaccTGCTGCTTCTCACGGCCTCCCAGCTCGCCGCTCCTGCCTTGtcggccatggcgccgccggccgcgccactGCCAGGCAGCGCCGACCCGCGGTGCCACGCGagcccgccgcggcgcggcgctgtGGCGGTGTACCCGAGCGACATGGCGCACATCCAGTTCCTCCTCAACGCCAAGTTCGTGGAGGCGGAGTGGTTCCTCCACGGCGCGCTCGGCCGGGGCATCGACTTCATCGACGGCGCCCTCTCCGGCGGCGGGCCGCCCCCCACCGGCGCGCGCAAGGCCACCCTCGACTTCCGCGCCACcgaggtcgccgccgagctcgggtACCAGGAGGTGGGTCACATCAGGGCGATCACCCAGTCCATGGGCGGGTTCCCCCGCCCCGCGATCGACCTCAGCGACGCCGTGTTCGCCGCGGTGATGGACGACGCCATGGCCACCCGCCTCGACCCCCCCTTCGACCCCTACGCCAGCAGCGTCAacttcctcctcgcctcctaCATCCTCCCCCAcatcaccgcctccgccgccgtcggcatCAGCTCCTCCCTCATGGGCTTCTCCTCCAAGCGG CTGCAGGCGAGCAtgctggcggtggaggcggggcAGGACGCGGTGATAAGGATGATGCTGTACGAGCGCGCCGACGAGGTGGTGGCGCCGTACAAGGGGAGGACGGTGGCGGAGTTCACGCGGCGGATCTCCGAGTGGAGGAACGCGGCTTCGAGGTGCGGCGCCAAGGACGAGGGGGTGAAGGTGCTCGACCGGAGGCAGGGCGCGGAGCGGCGCACCGTCAGCAACAtcctcggcgccggcgacgactcgCTCGGGTTCGCGCGCACGCCGGCGGAGGTGCTCCGCATCCTCTACGGCTCGGGCAACGAGCAGGTCCCCGGCGGCTTCCTCCCCCGCGGCGGCAATGGCACCATTGCCAAAGGATTCTTCCAGCTCGCCTAA